The Oscillospiraceae bacterium genome contains the following window.
CATCCAGCGTTTTCGGGCGCAGGCTGACCTCCTCCGCATCGGCGGAGCAGGCATCGGGGCTGACCAGACGGCTGGGGTCAACGGTGTATTCCTGATTCAAGCTCTAGCACTCCCCTTCCCTTTAAATGCGCGACAGGCTGCGCAGCGCGATCGTGATGATCTCCTGCACCGAGAGGGTCTCGTCCACCCGGGCCACGGCAGCGGCTGCATCGGAGGCGGCGTACCCAAGGCTGACCAGTGCGGCCACAGCCTGCGCCGGTGCGGAGGTGGGCGCGGGGGCGGCGCTGCCGCCCGCAAAGCCGGTGCCGGCGGCCAGACCCTTGCCGACCTTGTCCTTCAGTTCCAGCGTGATGCGCTGGGCCAGCTTGGGCCCAACGCCGGCCGCCTTGGTAAAGGCCTTGTGATCTCCGCTGGATGCGGCAAGGGCAATCTTTTCGGGCGTCATGATCGACAGGATCGACAGCCCGGCCTTGGGGCCGACACCGGTGACAGCGGTCAGCATCTTGAAGCAGTCGCGCTGCTCCTCCGTTGCAAAGCCGTAGAGGGAGACATCGTTCTCGGTCACATTCATGATGGTATAGACGGTGCCCTCTTTGCCGACAGGGGGCAGAGCCTCGCCGGTGGTGGCGGGGATCTGCACGAAATAGCCGACCCCGCCGCAGCTGATCACAACGGAATCCAGCGTCTTTTTAATGATTTTTCCGGTTAGACAGTAGATCATGGTGTGTCCTTCTTTTGCATCATAGAGGTTGTAGGGGTCGATGCTTGCATCGTCCCGCGGGCGGATGCAAGCATCCGCCCCTACAGCGGCAGGGGTCACTACCTCACCGGCGTCCCCATCAGGCGGCTGCGGCTGCAGTGGCAGTGGGCAATGGCCATGCCCAGCGCATCGGCGGTATCGTCAGGCTTGGGGATGCTCTCCAGATGCAGCATCATGCGGGTCATCTCCTGAATCTGCTTTTTTACGGCCTTGCCGTAGCCGGTGATGGCCTGCTTGACCTGCATCGGTG
Protein-coding sequences here:
- the ruvA gene encoding Holliday junction branch migration protein RuvA, whose translation is MIYCLTGKIIKKTLDSVVISCGGVGYFVQIPATTGEALPPVGKEGTVYTIMNVTENDVSLYGFATEEQRDCFKMLTAVTGVGPKAGLSILSIMTPEKIALAASSGDHKAFTKAAGVGPKLAQRITLELKDKVGKGLAAGTGFAGGSAAPAPTSAPAQAVAALVSLGYAASDAAAAVARVDETLSVQEIITIALRSLSRI